One genomic window of Legionella jordanis includes the following:
- the coaD gene encoding pantetheine-phosphate adenylyltransferase, with protein MKQKAIYPGTFDPVTNGHVDIIKRASNIFPELVVAVASNATKQPFFPLETRIELIKDSLGSLPGVSVIGFDCLLIDFVHQQKAGIILRGLRAVNDFEYEFQLAGMNRKLSQEVETLFLTPSEHLLFISSTLVREIAQLSGDVSQFVPLAVVNAFEERKNKKL; from the coding sequence ATGAAACAAAAAGCAATTTATCCTGGTACCTTCGATCCGGTAACCAACGGGCATGTAGATATCATCAAACGCGCTTCGAACATATTTCCGGAGCTGGTGGTGGCCGTAGCCAGCAACGCTACAAAGCAACCTTTTTTTCCTTTGGAAACGAGAATAGAACTTATTAAAGATTCTTTGGGGAGTTTACCTGGAGTTTCGGTAATTGGTTTTGACTGTTTACTCATTGATTTCGTTCATCAACAGAAAGCAGGCATTATTTTAAGAGGGCTCAGAGCCGTTAATGATTTTGAATACGAATTCCAGTTAGCTGGAATGAACCGCAAGTTATCACAAGAAGTAGAAACATTATTTTTAACTCCATCCGAACATCTACTATTCATTTCCTCCACACTGGTGCGTGAAATTGCCCAACTTTCTGGGGATGTGTCTCAATTTGTTCCATTAGCTGTGGTGAATGCATTTGAAGAACGAAAAAATAAAAAATTATGA
- the lolB gene encoding lipoprotein insertase outer membrane protein LolB codes for MTAIKTTLMGSFLLLTACAPRPSMDVPDSYPGKRGYAPPSSMTMPTAKSGFSNNSMTNVPLAEGKSKSSKKALSMSEENLSNDNTMAIAGSKIKNKASKNSLGSDTAKNAATASASAISSWEISGAMAARNKNKGWNAAINWAQRGLGAYQIRLFGPLGSGTVLINKQGGVVTFRDGPKTASSSNAEELLKRQTGIRLPVNNLYYWVRGLPAPGNVQLAQRDETNHLRLLKQGGYLVEYGQYTRVGNAVLPTHIKLQGNGVFIKLVIKRWKI; via the coding sequence ATGACTGCAATAAAAACGACTTTAATGGGATCTTTTCTCTTACTCACGGCTTGTGCACCGCGCCCCTCAATGGATGTACCTGATAGCTATCCTGGAAAAAGGGGTTATGCCCCGCCTTCATCAATGACCATGCCCACCGCCAAATCTGGTTTTAGCAATAACAGCATGACAAACGTGCCGTTAGCAGAAGGAAAGTCTAAATCATCCAAGAAAGCACTCTCGATGTCTGAAGAAAACTTGTCTAATGACAATACCATGGCTATTGCTGGTTCAAAAATAAAGAATAAAGCAAGCAAAAATAGTTTAGGCAGTGATACAGCTAAAAATGCAGCCACAGCCTCTGCCAGCGCCATTTCTTCCTGGGAAATTTCCGGTGCCATGGCGGCAAGGAATAAAAATAAAGGCTGGAATGCTGCCATCAATTGGGCACAGAGAGGTCTTGGCGCTTATCAAATTCGTTTGTTTGGTCCTCTAGGCAGTGGCACTGTATTGATTAATAAACAAGGGGGTGTCGTCACATTCCGCGATGGCCCTAAAACGGCGTCCTCTTCAAATGCTGAAGAACTGCTCAAAAGGCAAACCGGGATCCGCCTGCCAGTTAACAATCTTTATTACTGGGTCAGAGGATTGCCCGCACCAGGCAATGTTCAGCTCGCACAACGAGATGAGACCAATCACCTAAGACTTCTGAAACAAGGGGGCTACCTGGTTGAATATGGCCAATACACTCGTGTCGGCAATGCTGTTTTACCTACACATATTAAGCTGCAAGGTAATGGGGTTTTTATTAAGTTGGTTATTAAACGTTGGAAAATCTAG
- a CDS encoding ribose-phosphate pyrophosphokinase — MSTMMIFTGNANPELALKIASHLQIPIGQATVGTFSDGETMVEILENVRGRDVFIIQSTCAPANNNFMELIIMADALRRSSAGRITAVVPYFGYARQDRRVRSARVPITAKVVADMMASVGICRVLTVDLHADQIQGFFYMPVDNVYSTPILLEDIKKQNLSNLMVVSPDVGGVVRARAMAKQLNDADLSIIDKRRSGPNKSEVMHIIGEPAGRNCIIIDDIVDTAGTLCSAAYQLKQNGASSVRAYITHPVLSGPAVDNISNSSLDEVVVTDTIPLSDAAKQCKKIRIVSLADMLAQAIKRVNVEESVSSMFAE; from the coding sequence ATGTCGACAATGATGATCTTTACCGGCAATGCTAATCCAGAGCTGGCACTTAAAATAGCTTCTCATTTACAAATTCCAATTGGGCAAGCAACAGTCGGAACCTTCAGCGATGGTGAAACCATGGTTGAGATTCTGGAAAACGTACGCGGCCGTGATGTATTTATCATCCAATCAACTTGTGCGCCTGCCAATAATAATTTCATGGAATTGATTATTATGGCCGATGCGCTTAGACGCTCTTCTGCAGGTCGAATCACCGCGGTTGTACCCTATTTTGGTTATGCTCGCCAAGACAGACGAGTTCGCTCCGCACGCGTACCAATTACCGCGAAAGTGGTTGCTGACATGATGGCTTCGGTCGGTATCTGCCGAGTTTTAACAGTAGATTTACATGCCGATCAAATCCAGGGCTTTTTTTACATGCCTGTGGATAACGTCTATTCAACGCCCATTTTATTGGAAGACATTAAGAAACAAAATTTGTCTAATCTCATGGTTGTTTCCCCCGATGTGGGTGGTGTGGTGCGAGCCAGAGCCATGGCTAAACAATTAAATGATGCAGATTTGTCGATTATCGATAAACGCCGAAGCGGGCCTAATAAATCGGAAGTAATGCATATTATTGGAGAGCCTGCCGGCCGAAATTGTATAATTATTGACGATATCGTTGACACTGCAGGAACACTTTGTTCTGCCGCTTATCAACTGAAACAAAATGGTGCCAGTAGTGTTCGGGCCTACATAACGCACCCTGTTTTATCAGGTCCAGCCGTAGATAATATTAGTAATTCCTCTCTGGATGAAGTTGTAGTTACAGACACCATCCCACTGTCCGATGCAGCAAAGCAATGTAAAAAAATTCGCATCGTAAGCCTTGCAGACATGTTGGCACAAGCCATCAAGCGGGTAAATGTGGAAGAATCTGTCAGCTCCATGTTTGCTGAATAA
- a CDS encoding helix-turn-helix domain-containing protein translates to MTTISNEAGDATMSLAESVTQSVQKYFAELKGTDPVDLYQFVLEEIETPLFRAVMEHCKYNQSRAAIMLGISRGTLRTKLRRYFDDKYVGTRD, encoded by the coding sequence ATGACAACAATCAGTAATGAAGCTGGGGATGCTACGATGTCACTGGCGGAGAGTGTCACTCAATCAGTGCAGAAATATTTTGCCGAGCTCAAGGGAACTGATCCTGTTGATCTGTACCAATTTGTTCTTGAAGAAATTGAAACACCGTTGTTTCGTGCTGTCATGGAGCATTGTAAATACAATCAATCTCGTGCAGCAATTATGTTAGGAATCAGTCGAGGTACTTTAAGGACAAAGTTGCGTCGATATTTTGATGATAAATATGTTGGTACTCGAGATTAA
- a CDS encoding YdgA family protein → MKKFIGLVIILAVLVLGSYYGMGYLTEKKVRESLDFVNRSNGIAAKIIEYKRGWFTSTAVFNWILHVPEQTVENNGQTQTIPAQDYSMQMPVTIYHGPIIFANKGVKFGLGYAHTDLTMPPQYMQQFNSLFTGESTKPTMVIDFFVSYLGNSSIDMSVPAFKLFAKEGNSIFEWRGLSTTTNLSPHMDKVGGNITLEGLTFKKDQINSKVSTVTSEYNLHRTDKGLFLGDASLSFPSFVVMDGDQKLFELGQFDIHSDSDIDNNLFNSHFKASVDKIIANNKTYGPGNLELSIRNLDADALARLNEEAQKIQQGTDAERQRAMLAMLPELPKLFSKGAEFELTDMNFAMPEGTVEGNMLLSLPKNGNLANPFELMQKIQGNGKLKVPAVVVRQLVTESIKQKMMAPQQGQQDQQTQQESDQSIAQQVQPQNASTAQAAANSTDVSQQAVALADKQLAALVQNGVLVKQGNDYVIEVSLNQGQLSINGKPYNADMLKF, encoded by the coding sequence ATGAAAAAATTCATAGGATTAGTGATTATTTTAGCCGTCCTAGTCCTCGGCTCTTATTACGGCATGGGCTATCTCACTGAAAAGAAAGTAAGAGAAAGCCTCGATTTTGTGAATCGCTCCAATGGGATAGCGGCCAAAATCATTGAATACAAACGCGGCTGGTTTACTTCAACTGCAGTTTTTAACTGGATACTGCACGTGCCTGAGCAAACCGTAGAAAACAATGGTCAGACTCAAACAATTCCTGCACAGGATTACAGCATGCAGATGCCTGTTACCATTTATCACGGGCCGATCATTTTCGCAAACAAAGGGGTTAAGTTTGGCTTGGGCTATGCCCATACTGATTTGACAATGCCGCCCCAATACATGCAGCAGTTCAATAGCTTATTCACAGGCGAATCAACCAAACCAACAATGGTAATTGATTTTTTTGTCAGCTATTTAGGCAACAGCAGCATCGATATGTCAGTGCCAGCTTTTAAATTATTTGCAAAAGAAGGCAATAGCATATTTGAATGGCGGGGTTTATCAACCACCACAAACCTTTCTCCACATATGGACAAAGTGGGTGGCAATATTACCCTTGAAGGTTTAACGTTCAAGAAAGATCAAATTAACAGTAAAGTATCGACCGTCACGAGTGAATACAATTTGCATCGTACCGATAAAGGTTTGTTCCTCGGTGATGCCAGTCTATCCTTTCCTTCATTTGTAGTTATGGATGGGGATCAAAAATTATTTGAGTTGGGGCAATTTGATATTCACTCCGATTCCGACATTGACAATAATTTATTTAATTCCCATTTTAAAGCTTCAGTAGATAAGATCATTGCTAATAATAAAACTTATGGTCCTGGTAATTTGGAGCTTTCTATTCGCAATCTTGATGCAGATGCTTTAGCAAGACTCAATGAAGAGGCTCAAAAAATTCAGCAGGGTACAGATGCAGAGCGCCAACGTGCTATGCTTGCCATGCTTCCTGAGTTGCCGAAGTTATTCAGTAAAGGGGCTGAGTTTGAACTAACCGACATGAATTTTGCGATGCCGGAAGGAACTGTAGAAGGCAACATGTTGCTTTCACTACCTAAGAACGGCAATCTGGCTAATCCGTTTGAATTGATGCAAAAAATTCAGGGCAATGGCAAGTTGAAGGTTCCTGCTGTCGTGGTTCGACAACTCGTTACGGAATCCATCAAGCAAAAAATGATGGCACCGCAACAAGGCCAACAAGATCAACAGACTCAACAAGAATCTGATCAGAGCATTGCTCAACAAGTACAACCGCAAAATGCCAGCACGGCACAAGCGGCTGCTAACTCCACGGATGTTTCGCAACAAGCGGTTGCTTTGGCGGATAAACAATTGGCCGCTCTAGTGCAAAATGGAGTTCTTGTGAAACAGGGAAATGACTATGTTATTGAAGTGAGCCTAAATCAAGGTCAACTCAGCATAAATGGCAAGCCTTATAACGCCGACATGCTGAAATTCTAA